In Nicotiana tabacum cultivar K326 chromosome 17, ASM71507v2, whole genome shotgun sequence, one DNA window encodes the following:
- the LOC142172154 gene encoding uncharacterized protein LOC142172154, which yields MAGMIKLNTYESFIRESRNAGIEGVVRDSDGEFLMAFSFPVHYSSNNQAEAMAANFGTKWCTQHGLSTIHIELDSMVIANMLLNRGTNNLKLNNIIMDTTHALRDVTVQISHCLREANQVAEFLGKLASSSGTDTFYHFLQQMPREAKGLFQLNRWQLPSMGRRYDKCIFFVS from the coding sequence ATGGCGGGGATGATCAAACTCAATACATATGAAAGCTTTATTAGAGAAAGTAGAAATGCTGGCATCGAAGGTGTTGTCAGGGACAGTGATGGAGAATTCCTGATGGCATTTTCTTTCCCTGTGCACTATAGCAGTAACAATCAAGCTGAAGCAATGGCGGCCAACTTTGGCACTAAATGGTGCACTCAACATGGGTTAAGCACGATTCATATTGAATTGGATTCCATGGTTATTGCCAATATGCTGCTCAATAGGGGAACCAACAACCTTAAATTAAATAACATTATAATGGATACTACTCATGCTCTCAGAGACGTTACTGTACAGATTTCTCATTGCTTGAGAGAAGCAAATCAAGTGGCGGAATTCCTTGGTAAGTTAGCATCTTCTAGTGGAACTGACACCTTCTATCACTTTCTCCAACAGATGCCAAGAGAGGCTAAGGGACTATTTCAACTAAATAGATGGCAACTTCCTTCAATGGGAAGAAGATATGATAAATGCATTTTTTTTGTAAGCTGA